Genomic segment of Shinella zoogloeoides:
TGTTCGGCAGCCACAACCGCATGCAGGCTGCCGTCGATTTTTCCGGCCCGCTCGATACGGAAGGCACGATGCTCTATCGCATCGTCGGGCTTGCCCGGAAATCCGATACGCAGGTGGTCAATACCGAGGAAGAGCGGCGCTACATCGCGCCATCGTTCACCTGGTCGCCGGATGAAGATACGACGCTGACGGTGATGGGCAGCTATCAGGACGACCCGGAAGGCGGCTACTATGGCATCCTTCCCACGGTGGGCACGCTCTGGTCGAGCCCGGCCGGCAAGATTCCGCGCTCGTTCAACGATGGCGATCCGGCATATCATGGCTTCGAGCGGAAGCAGGCGATGCTGGGTTACGAATTCGAGCATCGCTTCAACGAAACCTGGACGGTCCGCCATAACCTGCGTTACCTCGACCTGACCACCGTGACGCAGGATATCGCAACGAGCGGCATGGCGGCGGACGGGCATACCATCAACCGCTATGCCCTGGGCCAGGACGAGGCGATCCACGGCGTCACGTCGGACCTGCAATTGCAGGGTGAGTTCGATACAGGCCGCCTCCGGCACACGGCGCTTTTCGGCTTCGACTATCAATATTCGGACTGGAGCCAGATCAGGGACTACGGTGGGGCGCCGCCGATCGACTTCCTCAATCCGGTCTATGGAACGGCGACCAATCTGGTGCTGGCGCGCATCACCAACCAGCAGCAGTCCATCCGTCAATCGGGTCTTTACGTGCAGGACCAGATCACCCTCGACAATTGGACGATGGTCCTTGGCGGCCGCTATGACGCCATCCGGACGACAACGGACAATTACCTGAACGGCAGCCGCCAGACGCAGGACGACGGTGCGTTCAGCAGCAAGGTCGGCCTGATCTACAATTTCGACAATGGCGTTGCGCCTTATGCGAGCTACTCCACCTCCTTCCTGCCGGTAAGCGGTACGGACGCGAACGGAGCCGCTTTCGAGCCTTCGACGGCGGAGCAGTTCGAAATCGGGGTCAAGAATCAGCCGACGGGCTTCGACGGCCTGTTCACGCTGGCCTATTTCGACATAACCCAGCATGACGTCGTGACCGCTCTCAACCCGATCACGCGCTACCAGAGCGGCGAGCAGCGCTCGCGCGGCCTCGAGTTCGAAGCCAGGGTCGCCGTGACCGACAACATCAACCTCACGGGCGCCTTCACCTACACCAATGCCGAGATCGTCAAGGGTCTGGGCGCCGATGTGGGGGATTCTCCCATCGGCATCCCCGATCTGACCGCATCGCTTTGGGGAGACTATACGTTTGACAGCGGCTCCCTGGAGGGCGTGAAGATCGGTGGTGGGGTTCGCTATGTCGGAAAGACGGTCGGCGGATATTCTCCGAATGCCTTCACCCCGGGGGCGACGCGCCTCGACGTGCCCGGCTACACGGTCTTTGACGCGGCGCTGACCTATGATTTCGGTGCGAAGACGCCGGAACTGAAGGGCCTGACCGCACAGCTCAATGTCAGCAATCTGTTCGACAAGACCTATGTGACCTGCCTTTCCAACAACTTCTGCAACTACGGCAACGGCCGTGCGGTGTACGGAAGTCTCAAGTATCGCTGG
This window contains:
- a CDS encoding TonB-dependent siderophore receptor, with amino-acid sequence MTSAIGIGLAATHRAAAAQTQAQTSFTIPAGSLGNALTTFGRQAGLQVTYLASAAAGKTSPGFSGSASREQALSRILAGSGLIYSFPNATTVAISAPAAVGGEAGVGGSTALDTITVEGENAWGPVDGYVAKRSATGTKTDTPLIQTPQSISIVTRDQAEAQGAQSLAQSLRYSAGVAAEVRGSATRYDIPYIRGFGSPTDPVQYVDGLRLLRGGGYAFPQIETYGVERIEFLKGPSSTLYGGSMSGGLINSVSKRPTGEQQNEVEVLFGSHNRMQAAVDFSGPLDTEGTMLYRIVGLARKSDTQVVNTEEERRYIAPSFTWSPDEDTTLTVMGSYQDDPEGGYYGILPTVGTLWSSPAGKIPRSFNDGDPAYHGFERKQAMLGYEFEHRFNETWTVRHNLRYLDLTTVTQDIATSGMAADGHTINRYALGQDEAIHGVTSDLQLQGEFDTGRLRHTALFGFDYQYSDWSQIRDYGGAPPIDFLNPVYGTATNLVLARITNQQQSIRQSGLYVQDQITLDNWTMVLGGRYDAIRTTTDNYLNGSRQTQDDGAFSSKVGLIYNFDNGVAPYASYSTSFLPVSGTDANGAAFEPSTAEQFEIGVKNQPTGFDGLFTLAYFDITQHDVVTALNPITRYQSGEQRSRGLEFEARVAVTDNINLTGAFTYTNAEIVKGLGADVGDSPIGIPDLTASLWGDYTFDSGSLEGVKIGGGVRYVGKTVGGYSPNAFTPGATRLDVPGYTVFDAALTYDFGAKTPELKGLTAQLNVSNLFDKTYVTCLSNNFCNYGNGRAVYGSLKYRW